The Styela clava chromosome 13, kaStyClav1.hap1.2, whole genome shotgun sequence genome has a window encoding:
- the LOC120333059 gene encoding myeloperoxidase-like, with amino-acid sequence MWIYTIVAFSSIQLIFGQHRSSDQCLARQANCFYQTAFPSLDGTCNNLNNPAWGASNTVLNRLLPPQYADSRGQPKSQGVFRNLTSTRSISNGLVESKKLTSKSVSHMHVLYGQLLAHDFVLTPLVKSNDDTALECDCDKPVSDCINIKIPPSDIQSQKANRKCMPLARSRAASGINGCVFPRREQINELSSYIDGTFIYGSSDRIAKELRDPRSNAGELATELNPIGGPHRNLPNQDQLKNKEISKVVQCPIKVHTPKNTPCFVAGDVRANENPGLTSLITIMVRYHNYVARNLKSINKAWPSDKVFNVARRIVSAIYQSITYREFIPPLLGPLWSKRFDLKLADGYAYWNGYDPRYNSGITNEFATAAFRYGHSQVTDTLTRRDSFFNPGIIANVPSKGTFFTSDSLLEKDGGGSGAFMRGFMVDDAEKTDTSVDDSLRNHLSRKIGEKFGGDLFAINVQRGRDHGLPGYNEYRELCGLTKAKVFGDFSNEIPTDIINRLRLVYDSVNDIDLYVGGLAENLVDGGEVGPTFACILAYGFRALRKGDRFWHENERSPSSFTTKQLSSIRKTTLASILCKVSEDMKFVLKSPLKVSNANYDRFVSCGSVYDLDFYAWKDDHQTNKYSRKSHANSEWTTWFITKYTNNRFVDWRQAASQISKSRPGGICENRLGFETRTVPKSSFIQIRFTCPAGSIRSSDFPFQLSQNYYWSQWIPARDNSVEIYEFKCKTIVAIQAKSGDKFAGETGDVFEKFGTEAGFLCRDNDQYNGKCQKYQVRALCLRNIKMRQEHFQEQFTTKQSVTLYPESIMPTKHLYPKPTTTAVPKKALDRTNSYCVAYNVCCIPPRRHNLKYSSNRVLTYAANLCKYYGICCNP; translated from the coding sequence ATGTGGATTTATACGATTGTTGCGTTTTCGTCAATTCAGTTAATTTTTGGTCAGCATAGATCTTCCGATCAGTGCCTAGCCAGACAAGCAAACTGTTTTTATCAAACTGCTTTTCCGTCCTTGGATGGAACCTGTAACAACTTGAATAATCCTGCATGGGGTGCTAGTAATACAGTATTAAATCGTTTGTTGCCGCCACAATATGCCGATTCTAGAGGACAACCGAAGTCACAAGGTGTTTTTCGCAATCTTACATCTACAAGAAGTATATCTAATGGACTGGTAGAATCTAAAAAGTTAACTTCTAAGAGTGTATCTCATATGCACGTATTGTATGGACAGTTGCTGGCTCATGATTTCGTACTTACGCCCCTGGTAAAAAGTAATGATGACACAGCTTTAGAATGTGACTGCGATAAACCTGTCTCAGATTGCATAAACATAAAAATTCCCCCTAGCGATATTCAATCGCAAAAGGCTAACAGAAAATGTATGCCCCTGGCTCGATCAAGAGCTGCATCTGGCATCAATGGATGTGTATTTCCTCGTCGCGAACAGATAAATGAATTGTCAAGTTACATCGACGGTACTTTTATTTACGGGAGCTCAGACCGGATTGCCAAAGAACTAAGAGATCCGAGGTCGAATGCAGGTGAATTGGCTACTGAATTGAATCCAATAGGTGGGCCTCATCGTAATCTCCCGAATCAAGaccaattaaaaaataaagagaTTTCCAAAGTTGTTCAATGCCCGATAAAAGTCCACACGCCCAAAAATACTCCATGCTTTGTAGCCGGGGACGTCAGAGCAAACGAGAATCCAGGACTTACTTCATTGATAACGATAATGGTTCGATATCACAACTATGTTGCAAGAAATCTCAAGTCCATTAATAAAGCATGGCCTAGTGACAAAGTATTCAATGTCGCTCGACGTATTGTATCTGCTATTTATCAATCGATCACATACCGAGAATTTATTCCTCCGTTACTGGGGCCATTGTGGTCAAAACGGTTTGATTTGAAGTTAGCAGACGGATATGCGTATTGGAACGGATACGATCCGCGTTATAATTCAGGTATAACAAATGAATTTGCAACGGCAGCTTTCCGGTACGGCCACAGTCAAGTTACTGACACTTTGACTCGGAGGGATTCATTTTTCAATCCTGGTATTATAGCAAACGTTCCATCCAAAGGCACATTTTTTACCAGTGACTCACTTCTAGAAAAGGATGGAGGGGGATCTGGCGCATTTATGCGCGGGTTTATGGTTGATGATGCGGAAAAAACTGACACTAGTGTGGACGATTCCTTACGGAATCATCTGAGCAGGAAGATTGGAGAAAAATTTGGTGGAGATCTCTTTGCAATTAACGTGCAACGAGGACGAGATCATGGTTTACCAGGCTACAATGAATACAGGGAATTGTGCGGtctaacaaaagcaaaagtttTCGGCGATTTCTCGAATGAAATACCCACGGATATTATTAATCGACTAAGACTCGTTTATGACTCAGTTAATGATATTGACCTTTATGTAGGAGGATTGGCTGAAAATCTAGTGGACGGAGGGGAAGTCGGACCAACATTTGCCTGCATATTGGCCTACGGATTTCGCGCATTGAGAAAGGGAGATCGATTTTGGCACGAAAACGAACGTTCTCCTTCTTCTTTCACAACTAAACAACTCTCTTCAATTCGAAAGACAACTTTAGCAAGTATTTTATGTAAAGTTAGCGAAGACATGAAGTTTGTGCTGAAGTCACCTTTGAAAGTAAGCAACGCAAATTATGATAGATTTGTCAGTTGCGGTAGCGTTTACGATTTAGATTTCTACGCTTGGAAAGATGATCATCAAACAAATAAGTATAGCAGAAAATCTCACGCTAACTCAGAGTGGACAACTTGGTTTATCACAAAGTATACGAATAATAGATTTGTTGATTGGCGACAAGCAGCGTCACAAATATCAAAATCAAGACCTGGAGGCATATGCGAAAATAGACTTGGGTTCGAAACTCGAACCGTGCCTAAGAGCAGTTTTATACAAATTCGGTTTACCTGTCCAGCTGGTTCAATACGATCTTCAGACTTCCCCTTCCAATTATCCCAAAATTATTATTGGTCACAATGGATTCCCGCACGCGACAATTCGGTCGAAATATATGAATTTAAATGTAAAACAATTGTTGCAATTCAGGCTAAGTCAGGCGACAAATTTGCTGGCGAAACTGGTGacgtttttgaaaaatttggaacTGAAGCGGGTTTTCTATGTCGAGACAACGATCAGTATAATGgaaaatgccaaaaatatcaaGTTCGTGCTCTCTGTCttagaaatattaaaatgagacaAGAACATTTCCAGGAACAATTTACAACCAAGCAATCAGTTACTTTGTATCCCGAGTCTATCATGCCGACTAAGCATCTCTACCCTAAACCAACTACTACAGCTGTTCCGAAGAAGGCTTTGGATAGGACAAATTCATACTGTGTGGCGTACAATGTGTGCTGTATCCCTCCTAGACGTCACAACTTAAAGTATTCGTCAAATCGCGTTCTGACGTACGCCGCGAATTTGTGCAAATATTATGGTATCTGTTGCAACCCTTAA